The DNA region CTTACAGATAATCTTCCTCTTTATATGCAGGTCTTTCCTGGTCTGGATATCCTAGGGCAATTATGCAGAGCAGTCTTTTGTTAGTTGGTATTTCCAAGATCTCCTTGGCTGCCTCTTCAGCGTCTCCTCCGTCTTTGGTAAACCTGTTTTTCATCTGTACCCAGCATGACCCTAAGCCCTGATTACAAGCCTCTAACTGGATGAATGCCGATGCTATAGAGCAGTCCTCCACCCAGGTGTCGGATATTTCCTCATTGCCTATTACAGCGATAGATACAGGAGTTTCTGCCAAAAATAACCCCCCCTTTGGCTTTACCATGGATAATTTTTTCAATACTTCCCTATCTTCTACTATCACAAATTCCCATGGTTTTTTATTTTTCCCGCTGGGAGCTACTTTCCCGGCAGCCAATATCTGATTTATCTTTTCCTCTTCTATTTTTTTATCCTTATATTTCCTGATACTTCTTCTCTCCAGTAAAATTTTTAACATCTTCAATCCTCCCCAGATATATCTAAATTATTTAGTAAGAGTATACCACAAAATTTGAATTACTCTTATTCTCACCTCGATTTCTTAATAACAAATCTAAACAAAAAAAAGAGACGACCTAAGTCATCTCCTTATAACACCACGTCCTGATCAAAGGTGAAGTCCAGGTATGTTCCGCTAGGAATCCCTATAGTTCCTCCCTTTGTGAGTACAGATACACCTAATCCTACTTTGGCTCC from Psychrilyobacter piezotolerans includes:
- a CDS encoding nitroreductase family protein; the protein is MLKILLERRSIRKYKDKKIEEEKINQILAAGKVAPSGKNKKPWEFVIVEDREVLKKLSMVKPKGGLFLAETPVSIAVIGNEEISDTWVEDCSIASAFIQLEACNQGLGSCWVQMKNRFTKDGGDAEEAAKEILEIPTNKRLLCIIALGYPDQERPAYKEEDYL